The Leeia speluncae genome contains the following window.
GTGTATCTGGTTGGTATTCTTCTTTCTTGGCACACGGCACAGTAGAAGAAGAGATTGATCGTGTCTCTGCTCACCTAGACAAACTGCTATACAACGGTAGTAACGTCATGGTGTACGGCGAATGCGCAGGCACCATTCAAGGCGATCGTAGCAAAGCACTCTACATGCGTCCTAAATTCACTAGCGATGCACAGTGGCAAGCATATGCCGAGAAAGTGACCAAGTTTGGTGACTGGCTACTGGCCCGTGGTATGCGTCTAGCTTATCACCACCACATGGGTGCTTATGTAGAAACCCCAGAAGATGTGGACATGCTGATGAAGCTAACCGGTGAATCAGTTGGCCTACTATTCGACACTGGCCACATGACCTTTGCCGGTGGTGATGCACTGACCGAACTGAAAAAGCACATCAACCGTGTTTGCCACTTCCACTGTAAAGACGTACGTAGCGACATCATCAAGCTCGCACGTAACCGTAACTGGGCATTCCTGGATTCTGTCTTAAATGGTGCCTTTACCGTACCAGGCGACGGTGCGATTAACTTCGCCCCGATCCTACAAACCTTGGCCGAGAACGGCTACAAAGGCTGGTTGGTGGTAGAAGCT
Protein-coding sequences here:
- the iolE gene encoding myo-inosose-2 dehydratase, producing the protein LEEGKEIGYQGFELGNKFPKEKEALKAKLGEYGFECVSGWYSSFLAHGTVEEEIDRVSAHLDKLLYNGSNVMVYGECAGTIQGDRSKALYMRPKFTSDAQWQAYAEKVTKFGDWLLARGMRLAYHHHMGAYVETPEDVDMLMKLTGESVGLLFDTGHMTFAGGDALTELKKHINRVCHFHCKDVRSDIIKLARNRNWAFLDSVLNGAFTVPGDGAINFAPILQTLAENGYKGWLVVEA